In Cynocephalus volans isolate mCynVol1 chromosome 13, mCynVol1.pri, whole genome shotgun sequence, a genomic segment contains:
- the ASAH1 gene encoding acid ceramidase: MLGRSCLTFVLLAAAVTCAVAQNAPPWTEDCRKSTYPPSGPTYRGPVPWYTINLDLPPYKRWHELMTDKAPAIRIIVNSLKNVVNAFVPSGKLMQIVDQKLPGLLGNFPAPFEEEMKGIAAVTNIPLGEVITFNIFYEFFTICTSIITEDKEGHLLHARNMDFGIFLGWNVNNNTWTITEELKPLTVNLDFQRNNKTVFKASSFAGYVGMLTGFKPGLLSLTLNERFSINGGYLGVLEWILGKKDAMWIGFITRVVLENSTSYEEAKNILTKTKIMAPAYFILGGNQSGEGCVITRDRKEALDVYELDPKQGRWYLVETNYDRWKNPLFLDDRRTPTKKCLNHTSQENVSIATLYDILSTKPVLNKLTVFTTLMDVTKGQYETYLRDCPDPCIGW, translated from the exons tgGACCGAAGACTGCAGAAAATCAACCTATCCTCCTTCTGGACCAAC CTATAGGGGTCCAGTTCCCTGGTACACCATAAATCTTGATTTACCACCCTACAAAAGATGGCATGAACTGATGACTGACAAGGCACCAGCG ATTAGGATTATAGTGAATTCCCTGAAAAATGTAGTAAATGCATTTGTGCCAAGTGGAAAACTTATGCAGATAGTGGATCAAAAGTTG cctGGTCTACTTGGCAACTTTCCTGCTCCTTTTGAAGAAGAAATGAAGGGAATTGCAGCTGTTACTAATATACCTTTAG GAGAAGTTATtacattcaatattttttatgaattttttaccATTTGTACTTCTATAATAACAGAAGACAAAGAAG GTCATCTACTACATGCGAGAAAcatggattttggaatatttcttgG GtggaatgtaaataataatacttGGACTATAACTGAAGAACTAAAACCTTTAACAGTGAATTTGGACttccaaagaaataataaaactgtcTTCAAGGCTTCAAGCTTTGCTGGCTATGTGGGCATGTTAACAGGATTCAAACCA GGCCTGCTTAGTCTCACACTAAATGAACGTTTCAGTATAAATGGTGGTTATCTGG GTGTCTTAGAATGGATACTGGGAAAGAAAGACGCCATGTGGATAGGGTTTATCACTAGAGTAGTTCTGGAAAACAGCACAAG TTATGAAGAAGCCAAGAATATATTGACCAAGACCAAAATAATGGCCCCAGCATACTTTATCCTGGGAGGCAACCAGTCCGGAGAGGGCTGTGTGATTACACGAGACAGAAAAGAAGCTTTGGATGTATATGA ACTCGATCCTAAGCAGGGTAGATGGTATTTGGTGGAAACAAATTATGACCGTTGGAAAAATCCCCTCTTCCTTGATGATCGCAGAACACCTACAAAGAAGTGTCTAAACCACACAAGCCAAGAG aatGTCTCAATTGCAACCTTATATGATATCCTGTCAACAAAACCTGTCCTCAAcaag CTGACTGTATTCACAACCTTGATGGATGTTACAAAAGGTCAATATGAAACTTACCTGCGGGATTGCCCAGACCCTTGTATAGGTTGGTGA